Genomic DNA from Larus michahellis chromosome 3, bLarMic1.1, whole genome shotgun sequence:
ACTCAATCTCACACTTGGACTGCAGAGGTCACAGCAAGCTGTCATAAAAATTAACTTGCAAAACATCAAAGCACAGGAAGTATTTCAAGAATGGAATAAACACGCAGATGAGTCTAAcaggtggaaggtgtccctgcccacggcaggggggttggaattagatgaactttaaggtcccttccatcccaaaccattctataattctatgatgaGATGGGCAGTCATAAGGATGTTCAGAGCTCTGACTCCTCACCTTCATGTAGAAGTCTTTAGCATTACAAGCAGAAAGatgcagcaaagaggaaaaatatgccCATTTTTAAACTCGCTAAAAACTAGGTACTCTTTAGCCACTTCATTTTATAGTGACTAGCACAAACAGATCCTATTCTCAGAAGCCACATTCACAGAATGCGTGGTGCTTAGTGAATGGTGCATATCCAGTCATGTCCCAGAGATTCCTGTGCCGCACTTACCTCTGCTTCCAGTCTTTTCTGAAGCATCGCTATGCTGCCAGAAGATGGTCCCACAGTTCATAATGTACATGTTTATGGAGCATGAATGCCCTCAGAGCCTGTGAGAGAGTGCTGAAATCTAAAAGCATCTATCATGTGGCAAGAGCTGCATTTCCTGTTCATTTATAGGTCTGAAGTGTAGTATCAGTACAGCTACCAGTCAGCTGAATGggtaaaaaagaaatcatacacTGTAATATTTTAACTGTCTCTGAATACACAATTCATCACATCCCAGCAACAGTATctacaaaagacaaaataaatgccACACTCAGGTCAGGCCTTCTGGTTCAGTGTCCTGTCTTTGATACTGGACAGCAGCAGATacgtcaaaaaaaaaagcatgcaagaaaCTCAATAGTTGTTAAAAACCTGCCTCCTGAGGGAAGTATCTCTGTTGTTTATGCCATCAGCACAAGGGTTTGTACCACTATGAACGAGGGTtagcttcccctcctcccccatttCTTCTACATGTTCCTTCTCTCCAACTCTCccctttatttcccttctcttctcaaggcctCTGCATCCTCCCAGGGAGTAGAGATAACCAAAATGTCTCATCATGTCTGCCGTCAGCAGATGTAAAAGAAAAGGCCAGGCTGAAGGGGTGCCATACCCTTGTGTGTAGCACAGCCCTTCTAGCAGGATTATCCTGTACTGAGTCAGCCTGGCTGAGGCTTTACCGTTTAGCTTCCAATACAGCCCTACAAGGAACAGGAGCTAGCCAGGGGaaagctgcagctctgaagggctAGGGCCCAGACCTATGGACACAGAActtttttctgactgtttctagaggaacaaacaaaaagctaGCACTGAGGACTGCTGGGAATGCAGTTCTCATGGCTGTGTGAGCTACTGTCACATGCACAGCTTGTACACATTTCTCCAAGCAAAGTTTATATTTAGGGAACACAAAAACAACTCTCTGCTAGAAATGTATATGAGATGACATTTTATTATTATGCACAATTTGTATCATTCACAGCTTACTGGTCTGTAGTCCTAGAATGCAGTAGACATGTACAGAAGCAAACTTAAATGACTTTTCATTGACAGcgaaaataaatcacattttaatgtTAAATCACACTATTCATTACATCTCAGTAGACAGAAGGTACAGAATAAACAGTAATTCTCCCATAGTGAGAGCTCAAGGGTCTTCCACCCACATTTCCTGACTTAAATCTAAAGTGTCTGCCTCCAAGCCAAAGTCAAAAACCCACAGACAAagcaacaacacaaaaaagaCCCAGGCAGGAAGGAAAGGTGAGAAAAAAGTACACAGCTGAAACAGCCACAGGTTTCAGACTTCCACAGATGttgctcttttttattcttttttttttttttttaaactcagcagcctttgaaaagaaataaatagcatCACCAACAACTGTGTAGTTTTATATTTCAAGTCATGCATTAACTCCTACttaaaaaagtggaaagaaaacgAACAGAACTGAAATTTACTTAGATATAGTTACTTAGTATTCCATGACTCTCCTGAATTACTCACAGATTCAACATTTCAGTCTTTAAACCTATTTATTTCAATGATTTTTCTTGGTAGAGGCGTAATCAAATAATCAGAGAAGAACAGTAAAGACAATTGAGTAGCTAACAATAGTGTTTCAGTCTGCATGTATTAACAACCctgcttttgcatatttttacCACAgctttgttggtttggggttttttatggcAAAACAATAGAAAGTCTAGTTGTTTCACAGAAGGTTCATGAGGGAATAATGCCACAGTCTTAAAGTACATACTTATGTGAGGTTTCACCACTCTGCATCTCCAACGGCTTTGGCGAAAACATGGTCTTTACCCTCAAAGGACATCACTCCATCTTTTAAGTAGAACTTCCATTTGTTCTTACTTCGATGtatctgatgaaaaaaataaattaatgcccccccccccccaaaaatattagaccatccatttttttaaagaaaaagtttttaaGCATAACTTGGCTTACaagccttgtttttcttttaaaatcctgaTAGCCTGAAACACTGCCACTGATCACACCACAGATATCCAATAGAGGCAGTAGATTTCAATTGTTTATAATGAATTCCCTGCCCTCTCAAAGGAACAGCCTCCTGAATCTTAGCACACACATACAGCTtatcccccacccccaaaaaaaggcacaaaggcAGCTGTGTGGCAACTCAACACTGGCAAGAAAACAAGACAATAATGGAGTAATTTCATTTGTGTATCAGTCCCAAAATATACTGCATCTTGCAAACAAGTATGGCTTAACTGAAATGCAGTGGTTTCCTTCTCCCATGTGCACTGTAAAGCAATATTGTGTGCACAGAGACATTAGGATAAGGCTAAAAACAGTAAAACTTTGCTCAAAAGCAAATACTGCCatacaaaacagtaagaaagaatTTGCATAGTCTGTCTCTTTTTAAAGGCCTGAAGAAAGTTATTGTTTAATAGtaaaagaaggaattttaaacatttctagaAGATGCCTTGGATTTTGAGCATCAGTCTATTTTCAAgttcagaaagagaaaggaggggaaaaccaaaagaaacaggACAGTAATTTTGCCAACAGCATTATTTTATAGGTAACAAGGTAATCTAATGGAGAGCTGTTTCCATCTGCTTTCGACTAGGCCTACCTGTTTTATTAAATCTATATAGGAGAGGGGAAAGTTACCAACATCTTCCCCCAGCTCCTCTAACTGTTACTGTCTAATAACATCTGATCTTAAGTCTCCTACAGACATGTCCAGCACTGAACTACctatcagtttttaaaaattttcaaacCATTTTTCAGCTTATTGCAGACAAAAGTTGCTGCAGATAACAATATCCACTACCTATAGCATCTGTAACATCAAACTGAGTTACAAAGCTTCAAAACTTTGTGTACCTTTTCAATACAATATAGACACTGCAGCTCAGTTTCAGATGCATTTTCTACACACATCCCTGTAACTACATTTTACAAAATAACCAGTTTCAGAAACACTCAATCTGTTACACTTTAGTAAAGACAATTTTCTTAGCAACACAGACACCCTTATAGCAGGCCTCActcaacacacacaaaaaaattatccCTAGTCACTTCTGAAAGAATAAAAGCCAAGGCACATTCTTAAGCAAACTATACACAATTTTTccaatttgtttcaaaataaaatatgcactTTGTTTTGTCATCTTTCAAACTACTGACATGTAAGTGTCCAAAACCACTCCAGAGTTAGAAGTACTTAATTTGATCTTAAAGAGTTCAAAATAAGGTTGAATTTTAAACACTAAAATGAAGGAGGGCAAAATGGCCCTTAAcaactgttctgtttttttaGACCTGACAGAATTCTAGTAGGAAAATCTCTCACTAAGCACTTCAGAGACAAAAAATCCAAAAGTGCACACACTCCTCTTTCTATTACCcatttctaaaattttaattCATGGCTGAAAACGCATACACACATCCATGGAGCTGTTGATATTACTTAAAAGTTAAGGAAATGCATAAGCTTTTGGCAGCTTTACAAATCTTAGTTTTGCAAGATTTGgtcccctttccttttcctttaataGGCCATTATGAACCCGTTGATTATCCTCATTTCAGAAAACAGCAAGTAAGTCTTCAGACTATTGTCACCTAAACACATAATTTAAACACTCAACTAttacattagattttttttaaaaggcactgACAGTAGACCAGACATGGATTTTCTGGAGATATTATTTAGAATGATTAAGGAACAAAGATAAAACTATATACTGTACCTTGTCATACTGACAAACTATCACATTGTCGGTGTCAAACAAGTCTGGAATGTCCTGTTCACTGACATCATCACCAGAATTTAAGGGGTCCTAgagattaaaattttattttatacatctttCAGAACAGCCTTGAATATACTTGTCATAAAACACATCTAGAACAATAAAGGTTACCGTTGCAAAAATCAAGACCTAGATGCTATGAGATCATGTTGCACAAAGCTTACTTATAAGCATCTTCACACACTTATGTTCTCGAAAACAAAAACACTCTAAACAAAAACACAGATCAAAAAGCAAGACTGCTAACTGACAAAGCTGACCCCAGTAACTATCAGCTGGTATTTATCTGAAGTCCAGATGTTATGAGTTGATTCTCTTATGAATCTCCAGGACACAAAAGTGCACATCttaagaaaagccttttcctAGGAAATACACGTACTTGTATCACATTGTTCTCTTCTCTGTCTAAACCCCTGTGGaccttcagaaggaaaacaaacctagATCTGCACCCCAATCTTActtaaataaaaagcagaactCCATTCAACTGGGGTCAGCGCTTTGCCACAGAACTTTAACTCTGGTaattaagtattttaattcaTACAATTAACAAATGACTTCTCAACATCTCTTTCATTTGTCCACGCTCCTCATAATGCGCTCTCGAGTAGTTTCTCCGCAGTACCTCCTATCTCAAGAGGTATATAACTTAACTATGCATTCTCTGCATTAAACTTACCAGGAACTGTTTCTAGGTCCAACAATTCAACAGTGAAGATAGATACACTATTGTAATGTGTTTCACAAAGCTTAAAAGTAAATTACCTCCTCAACTATTTCTATTTGGGGCTCTTCATTATCACCACCACTGCTGCTAGACTCCGTGTTTGAAATACTGTCACATTCTTCATCATcgtcttcctcatcctcatcctccagAGCTTTTAGATCCTCTGATTCAATAAAGCCAATGAATTCATTCTCTTCCCTATCTTTTGTATGTGGTATTTCTTCCCTGGGAGAAACATCACCAGTACCATCTAGCTGAATTATGCCTTCAATGTCACTGCAGATATCCTTCTCTGACCGTAAATTAGATTCCATCTGCTCAGTAGGTTCCATCTAACAGGAATAAAAGAGACCAGAGACAGCCTGTGAATTAACACCACATAGGCTTCGTACTGAACAGTGAAAGCTGAGACTCTTGTTTAATAAAGCAATAAGACTGGGGCACTAAAATGAGAGTTTCAAGTCCTGGCCTACTTCTAAACCCTGAACACATTTGCAAATCTTGTTCTTACACCTAACCTTCAATGGAATCCATGACAAATATTCTCCAGCAATACAGAAAGTCATTTTCTTAGACTTTTCTTTAAACGCTATTGTattcaaacaactttttttttaagaaaaaaaaaaaagacaatcaagTGGACTGTTAGAATTTCTATTGCAAAGCAAActccaaaaacaaaacaaacaaaaaaaagaaaaaaggaaacaagctactcccccaccccaaaaaatagcttttttcattttttaaataaaagtcaaGACTAACTCATCCCTCTCCCTCAACTCAATCAAAATGCTGTGTTTAAATAAGGTATAAAAAGCTGAAAGAGACAGTAAATATTTCAGTACGTCAAGTTAGTGTTCATAAAAGTGCTAGAATTCCTAAACAGATCATTCACAGGAGCATAAAAGGGCTTTAAGCTTTCAACCATCTTCGGTTTCTCATTAAATCTTTATTGTAGCACTTAATTCACATCCATATACACTTTCTAGTTCAAAAAATAACACTTTGTTTTGACCTTCCATTCTTACTATGGACAGACTTCACCATCCTGCCATCAAAGTTCCGATGAGCAATGTTAACATGCATTCTATTTACAGTCATTTGTCATTACTGTCattaaatttgcatttaataaaTTTGCCTCGATCACATTCAAGCGCTACAACTCAAAGTCAGCAAGCCAGCCTTAACTTAAAATATCTGCAAACAATTTCTGGAACAAAACCTAGATGAGGTCAGGAAAGTGGcctgttaattaaaataatttacgTTTTTCACACAGCTCTAGCTGAATTCTACTTTGTTCAGGAGAGAAATACATTTCCTTCCAGCAGATTTTCACTTATCAAATCAGACTTTTCATACTCAATATGCATTCTCAATTCAAGTTAAACGCTCTTCACACATTACAAATTAAAACTAATCCCAGCTGACACAGCAAAAGCAATTTGCCCATTAACTGGCCAGTATCCATATGCAGATTCAGTGCCAGAATGACAAGGAAGTTCTCAGAGGGTCATTCATGTCTGCTCagtcacaaaaaaccccaaaactattaTCCCCCAAAATTAGTCAGTAAGTCTAAGAATAGATTCTATCCTTATGCTTTTAGCATTTTTTAGATTTACATTCTCTTCAATCCCAGTATTTCAGCAATATTTGTGACAAATTCTTAATGTAAAAATTAAGCGGTCAACCACCGCTATTCAAAACAAGCTCAAGAATGAACTTTAAAaggataataatttttattattataatttagaGGTGCTACTTGTCACTTACAGATGTGCTTGATCTTATGATACTTCAACCAACCATCTCCAACGGATGTATTTTCACCAGCTGAGAAATAAAAGGTCTTACCTTGTCAGAGGAAGCAATGCTGCCCTGATCTTTCAGAACGGTGCTGTCATCCAAACTTTTGCCTGTGATAATCAGGTCAATGATATCATCAGACACCTGCTGCTGCACCAACCCCTGAGGCTCAATGTCTAACTGCCCCTCCACATCCAGCATTACACTGCTTGAGTTGTTTGCCAAGGATTCAGCAGGAGAAAACCCTTCAGAGGATCCTGGAGTAAACACAGCTGTGTGAAGACTGCCGTGCTGGGATTTTTCTGTTGAGTCTGCACACTGATTCAACACTGCATTAGTTGCAAGTTGCTGCTGACTCACAGAAGGCTGCTGGACCGATGTAGTATTAGCAGAGTTCtccaggtgttttttttccacaacattTGGTTGAAATAGCATGATCTGTTGGACTGCAGTCTCCTGAGGTTGCAGTGtttcagcagctgcctgggcagaAGATGCATTCACCTGTGCAACACTGGCAATGCTGGCTTGCAGAACTGAAGGCTGCCCAAGGGACTGAAATATCTGCTGAACAGGATGATGTAGAATACTTGCATCTCCTGGGGCCTGTGTAACCATAACAGGCACATTTACCTTATAAAGCTGCCCTACAAAGGGAAGAGTTAAAAACTGCTTCAGTGGTTTAAACTACAGGTTCATCCAGGCCACTGTCCCGTTAGCACTAATAACCGATAGCAAACACTCAGGCAAACTATGAGAAACAGGATGTTTACAAAGCTGTACTTTCCCCAGGCACAATTTCGGCCTTTGAAAAGTAAGCGTTCAGAGGCTTTGTCAGTCAGAGCTTCCACCCATACTAGCATGTTTAAtacttctttttggttttggcctCCACAATACCCTGTGGCAGTAAGTTCAATAGTTTAATTACATActggtttgaaaaaaagaaaaaaaagaaaagaaaaaaaagaaaatcctggttTGAATTTGTTTCCATGTCATTTCAGAAACTAAGGAATACAAGATGAAACAGTAAACTATTCCACAGCTACAGGGACAGTTCACTCCTTTAAGGACCTTTAGGTATCCCCTCTAAAAAAAACCTGCctagtttagtttaaaaaaaaaaaaaaaaaaaagagactcatAGTTTATCTATCTTCTCATTGTATGAAAACCACTCCAAATACTGAATCCTTAAAGTTATTATTATTAGTGTTAGAACTAAGGTGCCAGAGCTAAGTTCCCAATTTCATTTAATGATTCTTTGCCCACACACATGCTTACACACGCAGAGTCACCAGCCTATAGGTCTCAAGACTTTAGGAATTATTCCTGAAATAGATACCTAGTGACATTAATTCTCATTAAAGAACAGCTGTTTGAGGAAAGAGTCAATCTATGAATGAAATAAGCCTTCTACTCATTGCACCCTAAGCAGTACATTTTTGTACAAGCAGTACAGGCAGTTTCATCAGCAAAAGAGCGTGACAAAAAGGTTAATGGATGGTTGGATTTTATTTGAATAAGAAATCAATTTGATTCTGAAGCACCAGGATGCCTTTACCTTTTTAAAACGTGGAAGACTGTCCCTCATATAGGAGAAGATACCTATGTCTGGTCTGACAAAGGAACACATTTGTGAGcagttgtaaaacaaaaaaaaggcatcacCTGGCAGCCCACGTTAACTGATCTTGCAAGTGCACACAGTTGACACACTAACTAATCAAGGTAATTATTTCCCCTATGCAGCAATTACAAACACAAACTacaaaggaagaggaggataaCTGGCTCTACCCACCtatatttcacatttgttttatcTACAGCGCTCAGGACCATCTTTCAATATCCACATGCAGTCAATGCAGTGTAACATTTCACATCTCCTCTGTAATCTTACCAGCTGCTGTCTGTAGCGTCACTCCAGCCGGCACATGTATAGGATAAGCAATACCCGAAGGGAGAGTAAGAGTTGCACCCGCTCGTGAAGCGCCCTAGAGACACAGGAGCTTTATTAAGAAATAGTGCATACTTTATCTCCTAGGGCCCTAAATGTCACACTAACGTATCCAGACAAAACGTGAATGAGGGCCTTTTTGTGATCATCTTTACTAAAGAGTTGCTTCAGACTTTTGAGATTTAGACAGGTAAAGTGTGTTCTGTAGTCACAGGATAATGACTTGCCATGTTTCCTATTTTCCAGTTATCACATTCTCTTTTTGTTAACAGAACACTTTCCTATCCCCGCTCAATGTATGCACCATCcagaaaggtattttttccccattcagaGACACTTTCACCTAAGCTTTTGCATTACTCCACACAGCACAAACTCCTTGCCTGGGCCTATGAAGTCACTTCACATTCTCTTTTTCTCCGGGAAAGCAAAGAGTTGGACACACGGCTCCCTTTCAAACTAGCTGTTCCAGGGATATCCAAGTTTTAAATCAGGAAACTTGCATGTTACACAAACATCTTCCCAATATTATATTTCAGCTTGGCAAGCCAGTTAGCCTGAGGCTCAGGAGGCACTCAAAGTCATTAAGCTCTGACAATTAATAGCCCCTCCCCAAACAAATTTTTCCATGCCCAGAGTTCAGAACCTGTCAACCCTAAACACACTAATTCTCTTCTAGATGATTTCTATACCTCACAGAAAATGCTGCTCCCAGCTTCACTAGTGCTAACATTTCCCAATCATGCATTATTTTAACACCCAGTAAtaagaacaattttttaaatgttgttattAAATTGTTAATTTAATAAATGCACTGTAGATGTGCATTTCCACTATAATTCCATCCTATGGGCTAAATACAGGCAGCCATTTCTTCCAACACATTTCTGGTGGCACTGCTTGCAAAACCAACTGGTAGATCCCCATCCTTTCTCACTactcaaacagcagcagcagagttaCAGctctccctccacagactctTAATTTTTgcatggttttcatttttaaacaaaaaaaaacacaatccaCAGGGCTAGAAGCAAGTGAGTTTCTTCAGCTGTCGATTCTCTCAGCAGGACTCCTGCTCCCTTGACTACTATACCATATTGGACAGATGAAACCGTTCATGAGAAATGCTACTTTTTCAGTCCCTAAATGCTGTCCTAAAGCATCTATACATGGAAAGTATTTAATACTTGCGTCCCCTTATGCCTATTAACAACTGACAAACTTAAATCATTTAGAACTCAGAATAATCaacattgaaataaaatgtcGCTACAGCTACATACCATGTCTGCTGCCGTGAAATGTGGAAAGCCTCTGCCAGTTGGGATGACTAAAGAAGCtatacgggggaaaaaaaagccactttacaAAAACATGAATTTCTCAGACACAGCCGATCTTTCAGTAATTTACAGCAAGCACTGCTGAAACTAAAGCGATCTAACTTCAGTTCATACTTATTAGATCAATAAACAAGTGAGCACATCTAGATAAGGCTCTTGAATATGCTTCCTTTTATGTTCCTTCAAGCTTACGCTGTACTCATGGGGAGAGGTTATACCCTGAATTTATAAAACTTACATTTTGCTAAAAGCTGGTCTTCGagattgtttttttggttttaaaaatatttctatgtaaCTATTTGATCTGTTTAAGCTGCACTGTAAAACTCAAGCATGCCATTTCTATTTATTACATCAACTAGGAGGACAGATGTGCGATGCTACTATATTAACATGACCAAAAACATAAGGTAAAATGTATCGCCTTgtcaacatgaggaaaacttgCAAGTATTTTTCTGCACCAGAGCAAATCCAATGGTGCCAACAGTAGGAACAGTAGGGTGGGATTTTAAAAAGCACTCaatactgacttcagtggaagataagccaaaagaaaaactttcccaggcttcaagaaaaaaacaatttaggTAGCCCTAACTATTTGAAAGTCTCTAGCACAAGGACAATTCAaatcccatttaaaaaacaaaaaaacaacaacaaacaaaagaaaaacacttcactGGCTTCAATAGATTATTTTGCCTTAATATTGCCCTTCCAAAACTTAGGAGTAACAAGGTAAAGCTCATTAAACATAAAGGCCCCAATAACAAATAAACGCAAAAGCATATTCCCTTTAAccacattaaataaataaaaaaaaaaaatctgtctccaaAACCAGTCCATTCAACTATGAAGACTataaaaaaacaaatgagaagtGCCTGCCCAACTTTGAAGTGTACTACAACACATACTTTCGTTAAATTATCTCATATGGGGGTTTTTGTCCTGTATGCAGAAACGTCCTAACGGCTTCTCACACCGGAAGAAGCCTCAGCTGAGCATTACACTCTACCATCACAGTCCCACAGCGCTCAGCTGGACTTAATTGAGAAGAATAGGTCTTGATACCAGAGTCTGTGTGAAAGTCAAGTATTTCTCTGCAATGGGAATACTGCTCTTAGGAAACCTAACtgaaagacaaaccaaaaaactcaCACTCTTCTGTTTGGGCCAGGGATTGCATTTTAACAAGCACAGAACCAGATTAAACTCCAACATGACAGTAGAGCTGTATGGCACACACATGCAATACAACCTTCACACACGCCAAGCCACACATGAAAAGGAGAAGTGAAAGCTTAACCCTACTGGTCAATTTGCAATTGAAGGGCTACGCTTCTGGACTGCAAAGAAGGCGGCTAAAATTCTCTTCACGTTTTGCTACTGGAAATAAGCAGCAGATCAAAACCATGGAGACATAACTGCATTAGTTTATCAAAGTTTAATTCATCCTTTATTGCTCAAATCCAGCTTTCAAACAATTACTGTTCCCCATCATGCTAGATATATACATCAGCATCACAAACCAAGATTATTGCAGCACTCTCAAGTCTTCCAAAAAGATTCTTGAAACACTGAGCTATTCTTAAAGTGTATCTGCTGTGTTCCGTAACATCTGACCTGCTGAAGCCTGCAGAACACGGTGAAAAGTGTGCGGCAACTGCAGGGTAAACTGTGGAGAATGGTGGCTATGTCTGAAGAAGCCTTCTGTTGCTTTAGACTGCATCACCTTGGTTTCCCAAAGCTGTAGAAAGATTATTATTAAGGTCAGCAGATAtcagctttaaaaacaagccACATCTAAAATGATAAGAATGTATTCCTAGTTATTCCAAGAGTAAATTGACTGGTTCTATCCAATAAACATGGTAAACCATCCACTACTGAATTTTGACTTCCAGCAGCCCAACAGATCATTTGCAGGATATTTGAAATTCTAAGTTAGGGCAAAATTTTGTATGTTTTGGAGGGCAAAGAAACAGAGAGGAACctcattgcaaaagaaaaaaaatacacaacttttATTAATGCAGGGGAACCCAACAAACCTGCTTCAAGTCTTTCAGAACCTGTTCCTCTACACCTTCTTCTGCAAAGAGCTCCCGCACACCTTCAATCACATCTTCAATAATAGACTTGTATAGTTTAggctatatattaaaaaaagagaaaaaaatcaagttcagaGGAACATTAAGTCATTTGAAATGATAGCACAAAGTCTAATCTGGCTGCATAAACTACTGTAACAAACTGAACAGCGTGAAGAGACCAGTGTACTAAACAGAATGCTCAAGTGCAAAGGTTTGCAAGTCCACCAGATCTGGAAGTCCACTCACTCTTCTAATTCTGATATCCCTGGGAACAGACATCCCTGGAAAAATACTGGATTCGAGCCTCAAAATACTGGTTTCTGCGGGCTACAGAAATGCTTAAGAAAATCCCAGAAACTTTACATAAACAATTGCTGTGCTGTATTTTCAAACAAGCCTGTCTAAAATGTCAATTTAAAACTGACATTTACCACTTAGTATCATTCCAGTGTCATCGCCCCTAACttaaaggcaaacaaacaaacaaacaatacaaGCTACTAAAAATGAGATGAGCCAATTCTATCAGAAGCATAACATAAGTAACTTgcaagaaataacagaaattttttttttctttgtggtaaTAGTGTGATGTTGTATAGTAGTTTAGCTAGGGAAATTTTAACACCATAGTTATCAATACGTATCATTCATCTTGCATTATAACAGAACTCCAACACaacattttattccttcttctgCCTATGCCAGTGACTAAATCCTAATCCTCCAGTCAGACCAGGGCAACAGACACACATAAGCTTCAAGACTCAACCATTCAAATACAAATGCAAGATAATAAGCTTTTAGCAATTTAAAGCTTATCAATCTTGACTATCATTACCACCAGTACAGCCTATACAAGGTGAAAAATGAAGCTGAGAAGATTCTGCGATATTAATTTACGTTTTTCTAACAACATCAAATTAGCATTTTACTGCTCTAAAGTTGTTCTAAACTGCAGACAATaaacaatttgttttaaaaaaacctagaAGTTATTAAGAAGTAAAAAGTTACACTTTTCGCAAAAAAGCTATCAGCACAACATAGCAATACTTTAAAATAACCATACTCATGCATGATTTCTTACGGGAGGTTAGAGATCTACAAGAACTTCCCCAGCTCATTTCAGgatactaaggaaaaaaaaataaaaatatttgactcCTATACCACTACACTAAAAGATGTCGACTAGCCCATACGTCAAATGCTTTGCCTTCATAGTTAACCCAGAACAGAAACTGAATTTA
This window encodes:
- the GTF2A1L gene encoding TFIIA-alpha and beta-like factor isoform X1 yields the protein MAAAAMAHANPVPKLYKSIIEDVIEGVRELFAEEGVEEQVLKDLKQLWETKVMQSKATEGFFRHSHHSPQFTLQLPHTFHRVLQASAASLVIPTGRGFPHFTAADMGASRAGATLTLPSGIAYPIHVPAGVTLQTAAGQLYKVNVPVMVTQAPGDASILHHPVQQIFQSLGQPSVLQASIASVAQVNASSAQAAAETLQPQETAVQQIMLFQPNVVEKKHLENSANTTSVQQPSVSQQQLATNAVLNQCADSTEKSQHGSLHTAVFTPGSSEGFSPAESLANNSSSVMLDVEGQLDIEPQGLVQQQVSDDIIDLIITGKSLDDSTVLKDQGSIASSDKMEPTEQMESNLRSEKDICSDIEGIIQLDGTGDVSPREEIPHTKDREENEFIGFIESEDLKALEDEDEEDDDEECDSISNTESSSSGGDNEEPQIEIVEEDPLNSGDDVSEQDIPDLFDTDNVIVCQYDKIHRSKNKWKFYLKDGVMSFEGKDHVFAKAVGDAEW
- the GTF2A1L gene encoding TFIIA-alpha and beta-like factor isoform X2 translates to MQSKATEGFFRHSHHSPQFTLQLPHTFHRVLQASAASLVIPTGRGFPHFTAADMGASRAGATLTLPSGIAYPIHVPAGVTLQTAAGQLYKVNVPVMVTQAPGDASILHHPVQQIFQSLGQPSVLQASIASVAQVNASSAQAAAETLQPQETAVQQIMLFQPNVVEKKHLENSANTTSVQQPSVSQQQLATNAVLNQCADSTEKSQHGSLHTAVFTPGSSEGFSPAESLANNSSSVMLDVEGQLDIEPQGLVQQQVSDDIIDLIITGKSLDDSTVLKDQGSIASSDKMEPTEQMESNLRSEKDICSDIEGIIQLDGTGDVSPREEIPHTKDREENEFIGFIESEDLKALEDEDEEDDDEECDSISNTESSSSGGDNEEPQIEIVEEDPLNSGDDVSEQDIPDLFDTDNVIVCQYDKIHRSKNKWKFYLKDGVMSFEGKDHVFAKAVGDAEW